A single window of Nicotiana sylvestris chromosome 3, ASM39365v2, whole genome shotgun sequence DNA harbors:
- the LOC138887405 gene encoding uncharacterized protein — MESERSQQWVVKLHNPAILVLFETRMAYHMHLTTELQFTAQFQSPAIGQSGGIIVMWKDDLVKLEESLEDMAFVYKGTRPVGGNFNEVLKSREIFGSNNISNSRSNHFWSCLNQYRLIDLGFKGSKYTWSNKRDTNRKDLILERLDRCFATDDWIESYPESSITHFPKTHSDQFPLLLSITNQNHIDHSRPLRLESMWCSHPDFPIIVQNSFNSTDDLLGDTNIFKVNVTTWNRLVFGNIFYKKNHILARLNGIQKSNVYPFSTFLQNLEANLQAKFSVILKREEDFWKVKSRVSWLCEGDANTRFFHTTTLNRRRRNRILSLTDKVGNQITEPKLIRETTRGYFKNLFTTSHTSSTYKRCYSEGNPLVLTNSMRVSLDQPLKYSEIKKAMNCFKPLMALGPDGMHPFFYQKYLSILSTMSTIFSRRCSTPNHAPEVNKTLLCLIPKCHNATLLKSFGLCNTIYKLVIKIIVNRIKAFLQTIIEPSQAIFLSNRRATDNAIIVQ; from the exons ATGGAAAGTGAGAGGAGCCAACAATGGGTGGTAAAGTTGCACAACCCTGCTATCCTTGTTCTCTTTGAGACAAGAATGGCTTACCATATGCACTTAACTACTGAGCTACAGTTCACAGCTCAATTCCAATCCCCTGCCATTGGGCAATCTGGAGGAATAATAGTCATGTGGAAGGATGACCTAGTGAAGCTCGAAGAG TCCCTTGAGGACATGGCCTTTGTTTATAAAGGTACTAGGCCTGTAGGAGGTAACTTCAATGAAGTCCTAAAATCCAGGGAAATATTTGGGAGCAACAACATTAGCAATAGTAGAAGCAATCATTTTTGGAGTTGTTTGAATCAGTATAGACTAATTGACCTAGGTTTCAAAGGCTCAAAGTATACTTGGTCTAATAAAAGAGACACTAACAGGAAAGACCTTATCTTAGAAAGGCTGGATAGGTGCTTTGCCACTGATGACTGGATTGAGTCATACCCAGAATCCTCTATTACCCACTTCCCCAAGACCCACTCTGACCAATTTCCTCTACTCCTAAGCATAACTAATCAAAACCATATTGATCATAGTAGGCCCTTAAGGCTAGAGTCTATGTGGTGTAGCCACCCTGACTTCCCAATCATTGTTCAAAATAGCTTCAACTCTACTGATGATCTGTTGGGGGACACCAACATTTTTAAGGTCAATGTGACCACCTGGAATAGGCTAGTGTTTGGCAACATCTTCTACAAGAAGAACCACATTCTAGCTAGGCTGAATGGTATTCAAAAATCTAATGTCTACCCTTTTAGCACCTTCCTTCAAAACTTAGAAGCAAATCTCCAAGCTAAATTCTCAGTTATCCTAAAAAGAGAAGAGGACTTTTGGAAGGTAAAATCCAGAGTCAGCTGGTTATGTGAAGGAGATGCTAATACTAGGTTCTTCCACACAACTACCCTCAACAGAAGAAGGAGAAATAGGATTCTTAGTTTAACAGATAAGGTAGGTAACCAGATCACAGAACCTAAACTCATCAGGGAGACTACCAGGGGCTACTTTAAGAACCTCTTTACCACATCCCATACCTCATCCACCTACAAGAGATGTTACAGTGAGGGCAACCCACTAGTCCTTACTAATAGCATGAGGGTGTCCCTTGACCAACCTCTTAAGTACTCTGAAATCAAGAAAGCCATGAACTGTTTCAAGCCCCTTATGGCACTTGGACCTGATGGGATGCACCCTTTCTTCTACCAAAAATACTTGTCCATCCTATCTACCATGTCAACCATTTTTTCCAGAAGGTGTTCAACACCCAACCATGCCCCTGAAGTTAATAAGACCCTCTTGTGTTTGATTCCTAAGTGCCATAATGCTACTTTGCTAAAGAGCTTTGGGCTATGCAACACTATATACAAACTTGTCATTAAAATAATAGTAAATAGGATCAAAGCATTCCTTCAGACAATTATTGAGCCATCTCAAGCCATTTTTCTCTCTAACAGAAGGGCTACTGATAATGCCATAATTGTTCAATAA